One genomic region from Bacillus sp. SLBN-46 encodes:
- the glyA gene encoding serine hydroxymethyltransferase — MKHLSQADEQVFQAIQQELGRQRSKIELIASENFVSEAVMEAQGSVLTNKYAEGYPGRRYYGGCEYVDVVEDLARERAKEIFGAEYVNVQPHSGAQANMAVYFTVLEQGDTVLGMNLSHGGHLTHGSPVNFSGIQYNFVEYGVDEVTHRINYEDVRAKALEHKPKMIVAGASAYPREIDFAKFREIADEVGAYLMVDMAHIAGLVAAGLHPNPVPYADFVTTTTHKTLRGPRGGMILCKEEFGKKIDKSIFPGIQGGPLMHVIAAKAVAFGEALQDSFKEYAGNIIANAKRLADSLQKEGLKLVSGGTDNHLLLVDVQSLNLTGKVAEKVLDEIGITVNKNTIPFDPQSPFVTSGIRIGTAAVTSRGFGPEDMDEIASIIAFTLKNHEDEAKLEEARGLVEALTSKFTLYPEY; from the coding sequence ATGAAGCATTTGTCTCAAGCCGACGAACAGGTTTTTCAAGCGATCCAACAAGAATTAGGTCGTCAGCGGTCTAAAATCGAATTAATTGCCTCAGAAAACTTTGTAAGTGAAGCAGTCATGGAAGCACAAGGTTCCGTTCTAACCAATAAGTACGCAGAAGGCTACCCAGGCCGTCGCTATTATGGTGGCTGTGAGTATGTCGATGTTGTGGAAGATTTAGCCCGTGAACGTGCGAAAGAAATCTTCGGAGCGGAATATGTAAACGTGCAGCCTCACTCTGGTGCACAGGCCAATATGGCGGTTTACTTCACCGTTCTTGAGCAGGGCGATACAGTGCTTGGCATGAATTTATCCCACGGCGGTCACTTAACACACGGCAGCCCAGTCAATTTCAGTGGTATTCAATATAACTTCGTGGAATATGGTGTTGATGAAGTGACACACCGTATCAATTACGAAGATGTTCGTGCAAAAGCACTTGAACATAAGCCAAAGATGATTGTGGCGGGTGCAAGTGCTTATCCACGTGAAATCGATTTTGCGAAGTTCCGTGAGATTGCCGACGAAGTGGGCGCCTACCTCATGGTTGATATGGCTCACATTGCTGGTCTTGTTGCAGCAGGCTTGCATCCAAATCCAGTGCCATACGCAGATTTTGTAACGACAACTACTCACAAGACATTGCGTGGTCCACGCGGCGGAATGATTCTTTGCAAAGAGGAATTTGGCAAGAAGATTGATAAGTCGATTTTCCCTGGCATTCAAGGCGGTCCGCTTATGCATGTAATTGCGGCGAAGGCTGTTGCTTTCGGTGAAGCACTGCAGGACAGCTTTAAAGAATATGCTGGCAACATCATTGCCAATGCGAAGCGCTTAGCGGATAGCTTACAAAAAGAAGGCTTGAAGTTAGTGTCTGGTGGTACGGATAACCATTTATTATTGGTGGATGTACAGTCGCTTAACTTAACTGGTAAGGTAGCTGAAAAAGTACTTGATGAAATCGGTATTACCGTTAATAAAAACACGATTCCATTTGATCCACAAAGTCCATTCGTAACGAGTGGTATCCGCATCGGTACGGCAGCGGTAACGAGCCGAGGCTTTGGTCCAGAGGATATGGACGAAATTGCGTCCATCATCGCCTTCACTTTGAAAAACCATGAAGATGAAGCGAAACTAGAAGAAGCACGCGGGCTTGTTGAAGCCTTAACAAGTAAATTTACACTCTATCCAGAATACTAA
- a CDS encoding ATP synthase subunit I, with the protein MPDFRVMYNRQRKWIFYLLSIYVLGWGFTSYQTIFLGLILGTCFGFLNLWLLVRKTEDFDKKVSQGKKVRSLGSLSRMAVGGIAALIALRYPEYFNVMGLVIGLMTSYIVIMIDYFYHALHVHK; encoded by the coding sequence ATGCCAGATTTTAGAGTCATGTACAACAGACAGCGGAAATGGATTTTTTACTTGTTGTCCATTTATGTTCTCGGCTGGGGATTTACATCATACCAAACAATCTTCCTAGGGTTGATTCTTGGGACATGCTTTGGTTTCTTAAATCTTTGGTTATTAGTAAGAAAAACTGAAGACTTTGATAAAAAGGTATCACAGGGCAAAAAAGTCCGCTCGCTTGGGTCGCTTTCCAGGATGGCAGTAGGTGGAATAGCGGCATTAATTGCATTGAGGTATCCAGAGTATTTCAATGTAATGGGTTTAGTAATAGGATTGATGACATCCTATATTGTCATTATGATAGATTATTTTTATCATGCATTGCATGTACATAAATGA
- the upp gene encoding uracil phosphoribosyltransferase gives MAKVYVFDHPLIQHKLTYIRDKNTGTKEFRELVDEVATLMAFEITRDMPLEDINIETPVCQTKSKVLSGKKIGLVPILRAGIGMVDGILKLIPAAKVGHIGLYRDPETLKPVEYYAKLPSDVEERDFIVVDPMLATGGSANEAINSLKKRGAKNIKFMCLIAAPEGVEAVKTEHPDVDIYIAALDEKLNDHGYIVPGLGDAGDRLFGTK, from the coding sequence TTGGCAAAGGTATACGTCTTCGACCATCCACTGATCCAACATAAGTTGACTTACATACGTGATAAAAACACAGGAACAAAGGAATTCCGCGAATTGGTTGATGAAGTGGCAACTTTAATGGCGTTTGAAATCACAAGGGACATGCCGCTTGAAGATATCAATATTGAGACACCCGTGTGCCAAACAAAATCGAAGGTTCTTTCTGGGAAGAAAATTGGTTTAGTGCCAATCCTGCGTGCCGGAATCGGAATGGTTGACGGAATCTTAAAGTTAATCCCAGCGGCAAAGGTAGGTCACATCGGACTATACCGCGACCCAGAAACACTGAAGCCAGTAGAATATTATGCAAAGCTTCCGAGTGATGTGGAAGAACGTGACTTCATCGTGGTCGATCCAATGCTAGCAACAGGAGGTTCTGCTAATGAAGCGATCAACTCCTTGAAAAAGCGCGGCGCTAAAAATATCAAATTTATGTGTTTGATTGCTGCACCTGAAGGCGTGGAAGCGGTGAAAACGGAGCATCCGGACGTGGATATTTATATCGCAGCGTTAGACGAGAAATTAAATGACCATGGCTATATTGTACCAGGCCTTGGTGATGCCGGTGACCGTTTGTTTGGAACGAAATAA
- a CDS encoding nuclease-related domain-containing protein, which produces MILKERPVPIQLLQREALLRRVDKSFYRYKEIEKDLINWKTGYSGEKNTDYYLSYLPEEQFGIINDLRLKNQNTFQMDTVLVSLMFGLILEIKNIAGTLFFDQYTNSVTRIYKDIEEGITNPLIQAKRHRNQLLLWMIKHKLPPIPLEYLVVISRNSTVLKTNPGNEHIFKNIIYAECLEEKISQLATKYQAPILKSKTYNKLTQLLLSEHIPAYPEILRMYGIIRNEIVPGVQCPTCKRIPMLRVSASWYCSYCKTYSKDAHFPAVRDYFLLSNEKMTLKQFQEFLLIDKRGVAKGLLHTLHLQVSGSGRTTQYYLPPDCILSPLNENDRKKGDFH; this is translated from the coding sequence ATGATTTTAAAGGAAAGACCTGTTCCGATTCAGCTTTTACAGCGGGAGGCACTACTAAGGAGGGTGGACAAAAGTTTTTACCGCTACAAGGAGATTGAAAAGGACTTAATTAATTGGAAAACGGGCTATTCGGGTGAAAAAAATACAGACTATTACTTATCCTATTTACCGGAAGAACAGTTTGGCATTATAAATGATCTCCGGCTGAAAAACCAAAATACATTCCAAATGGACACGGTCCTGGTCTCTCTTATGTTTGGCTTAATTCTTGAAATAAAGAACATAGCTGGGACGCTATTCTTCGATCAATACACTAACAGTGTTACAAGGATCTATAAGGACATCGAAGAAGGCATTACTAATCCTCTCATTCAAGCAAAGCGGCACCGAAATCAATTGCTTCTATGGATGATAAAACATAAGCTCCCACCAATCCCCCTTGAATATTTAGTAGTAATCAGCAGAAACTCCACCGTTTTAAAAACAAATCCAGGTAATGAACATATTTTTAAAAATATTATTTATGCAGAGTGTTTAGAGGAGAAAATCAGTCAGCTTGCAACGAAATACCAAGCACCTATCCTAAAAAGCAAAACCTACAATAAACTGACACAGCTTCTGTTATCAGAACATATCCCCGCATATCCTGAAATTCTGAGAATGTATGGTATTATCCGAAATGAGATTGTCCCTGGTGTTCAATGCCCAACCTGCAAAAGGATACCGATGTTGAGAGTGTCAGCATCATGGTATTGCTCCTATTGCAAGACCTACTCTAAAGATGCACACTTCCCAGCGGTAAGAGATTATTTCCTTCTATCAAATGAAAAAATGACTTTAAAACAGTTTCAGGAATTTTTATTAATCGATAAACGCGGAGTAGCTAAGGGGTTACTTCACACACTACATCTTCAGGTCTCTGGCAGCGGAAGAACCACTCAATACTATCTTCCTCCCGACTGCATACTTTCCCCGCTAAATGAAAACGATAGGAAAAAAGGGGATTTTCACTGA
- a CDS encoding S8 family serine peptidase: MKFILALLLAFQTPRILIHPPIPKPTNEQTVAIILLDRPQSEQEIAQLIRPYRDIKLRRIFKEAIDGFSVQGPAETIAKLTNQQHIMNVSQVTQYQVETEESVKIIGGEEVRSYFDAKDERLTGKGVTVGVIDTGVDYTHPDLQRNYAGGHDLVDNDRDPMETLAIGKATIHGTHVAGIIAANGKIKGVAPEAKIVAYRALGPGGGGTTEQVLAAIDQAIKDKVDIMNLSLGNDINGPDLPISMALNRAVDKGIVAVAASGNSGPNVWTVGSPGTAAKAISVGASTPTMEIPFLLIEGSRNKYRIQPMEGSAKWALDRSVDLVDGGIGRKEELRNVQGKIVLMKRGTLTFTEKAENARAAGARAVLIYNNMSGSFIGNLESPLTLPVGSLSKGDGVILQKEIKKQRVAARISVVEERDRLADFSSRGPVTGTWEIKPDIVAPGVAINSTIPGGYLSLQGTSMAAPHVAGACALIKQAHPDWTPVQIKAALMNTAKPLVKRERGQMRSTADESLGFYRTYEQGAGRIQVDEAIKATSLVSPSSMRFGKYSDDHDVHQATLHVENRSSETQRYSFSIPQRMEGLSWRFPLSFTLGPKESKEVTVELMVDPKVFLRKVHDGYIQMQAGSSTIHIPYLYVLEEPGYPRVMGFDFGESDHRGQYRYEVYLPGGAEEFGIALFNPEDYRFVGFLDTKTNVKKGLTRKVIQADQLPEDGTYLVKVFAKKAGKEDFIERMIVIEREKE; the protein is encoded by the coding sequence ATGAAATTCATACTTGCTTTGCTCCTTGCCTTTCAAACTCCAAGAATTCTTATTCATCCTCCTATTCCAAAACCTACAAATGAACAAACCGTAGCGATTATCCTTTTGGACCGGCCTCAGTCGGAGCAGGAAATCGCGCAACTCATCCGTCCGTACAGAGATATCAAGCTAAGACGAATCTTTAAAGAGGCAATTGACGGATTTTCGGTTCAAGGTCCCGCCGAAACTATCGCCAAACTCACAAACCAACAGCATATAATGAATGTCTCACAGGTGACCCAGTATCAGGTAGAAACCGAGGAAAGTGTCAAAATAATTGGCGGAGAAGAGGTCCGTAGCTATTTTGACGCAAAAGACGAGCGCCTTACCGGGAAAGGGGTGACGGTTGGGGTCATTGATACGGGTGTCGATTATACGCATCCCGACCTGCAGCGCAACTACGCCGGCGGGCATGACCTCGTTGACAATGACCGCGATCCGATGGAAACCCTCGCTATCGGGAAAGCAACTATCCATGGCACCCATGTCGCGGGAATCATTGCGGCTAATGGAAAAATTAAGGGCGTGGCGCCGGAGGCGAAAATTGTGGCGTACCGGGCACTTGGGCCAGGAGGCGGCGGGACGACCGAACAGGTGCTGGCGGCCATTGATCAGGCAATTAAAGACAAAGTCGATATTATGAATCTATCGCTCGGGAACGATATCAATGGGCCGGACCTTCCGATTAGTATGGCACTCAACCGCGCGGTGGACAAAGGGATTGTGGCAGTGGCCGCTTCCGGAAATTCTGGACCGAATGTGTGGACGGTTGGTTCACCGGGAACGGCGGCCAAAGCGATTTCAGTCGGAGCCTCTACACCCACGATGGAAATACCTTTCTTATTAATAGAAGGAAGCCGGAATAAATATCGAATTCAGCCGATGGAGGGCTCAGCTAAATGGGCGTTAGACCGGTCAGTTGATCTGGTGGATGGCGGCATCGGCAGGAAAGAGGAATTAAGGAATGTTCAAGGAAAAATCGTCCTGATGAAGCGGGGGACGCTGACCTTTACTGAGAAAGCAGAAAATGCCCGCGCAGCGGGAGCCAGGGCGGTGTTGATCTACAATAATATGAGCGGAAGCTTCATTGGGAATTTGGAATCTCCGCTGACCCTACCAGTGGGTTCACTATCGAAGGGTGACGGAGTTATTTTACAAAAAGAAATAAAGAAACAGCGTGTGGCGGCGAGAATCTCGGTGGTAGAGGAGCGGGACCGGTTGGCAGACTTTAGCTCGAGGGGGCCGGTGACGGGAACGTGGGAAATTAAGCCGGACATTGTTGCACCGGGGGTAGCCATTAATTCGACGATTCCAGGCGGCTATTTGTCTTTGCAGGGTACGAGTATGGCGGCACCGCATGTGGCCGGGGCCTGTGCGTTAATTAAGCAGGCGCACCCGGACTGGACGCCGGTGCAAATTAAAGCAGCGTTGATGAACACGGCAAAACCGCTTGTGAAGAGGGAGCGCGGACAAATGAGGTCTACTGCTGATGAGAGTCTTGGGTTTTACCGAACGTACGAACAGGGGGCCGGCCGCATTCAAGTAGATGAAGCGATTAAGGCGACCTCGCTTGTTTCGCCGAGCAGTATGAGGTTTGGGAAATATAGTGACGATCATGATGTACATCAGGCCACACTGCATGTGGAAAATAGGAGTTCGGAAACGCAGCGGTATTCCTTTTCGATTCCGCAGAGGATGGAGGGGCTGAGCTGGAGGTTCCCGCTGTCGTTCACGCTTGGGCCGAAGGAGTCGAAAGAGGTGACGGTTGAGTTAATGGTCGACCCGAAAGTGTTTTTGCGAAAAGTACATGACGGTTATATTCAAATGCAGGCCGGTTCATCGACGATTCACATTCCGTATTTGTATGTACTAGAGGAGCCGGGATACCCACGGGTGATGGGATTTGATTTTGGTGAAAGCGATCATCGTGGACAGTATCGGTATGAGGTGTATTTACCTGGCGGCGCAGAGGAGTTTGGAATTGCCCTGTTTAACCCAGAGGATTACCGATTTGTTGGCTTTTTGGATACGAAGACAAATGTGAAAAAAGGGTTAACCCGGAAAGTGATTCAGGCTGATCAGCTGCCGGAAGATGGGACGTACCTCGTGAAGGTGTTTGCTAAAAAGGCTGGGAAGGAAGATTTTATCGAGCGGATGATCGTCATCGAGAGGGAAAAAGAGTAA
- a CDS encoding AtpZ/AtpI family protein, producing the protein MRQNNRNPLQAMALMSAIVSQLIGSILIGIFSGRWLDRHWGTEPIFLIVGLLLGLAAGTYSMLLSIRHFYSGDK; encoded by the coding sequence ATGCGACAAAACAACCGCAATCCATTACAAGCTATGGCTTTAATGTCCGCGATCGTCTCCCAGTTAATCGGTTCCATTCTAATAGGTATTTTCTCAGGCAGATGGCTGGATCGGCATTGGGGTACCGAACCAATTTTCTTAATAGTTGGACTGCTTTTAGGACTTGCAGCAGGCACCTATTCCATGCTTCTTTCAATCCGTCATTTCTATTCAGGAGATAAATAA
- the atpE gene encoding F0F1 ATP synthase subunit C: MTGSIGILAAAIAIGLSAIGAGIGNGLIVGRTVEGVARQPELRGTLQTTMFIGVALVEALPIIGVVIAFMVLNK; the protein is encoded by the coding sequence ATGACAGGTTCAATTGGTATTTTAGCAGCAGCGATTGCAATTGGTTTATCAGCTATTGGCGCAGGTATTGGTAACGGTCTTATCGTAGGACGTACTGTAGAAGGTGTTGCTCGTCAACCTGAATTACGTGGTACACTACAAACTACAATGTTCATCGGGGTTGCGTTAGTTGAAGCATTACCGATCATCGGTGTAGTTATCGCGTTCATGGTTTTAAATAAGTAA
- the atpB gene encoding F0F1 ATP synthase subunit A, producing MEHGTPDFKFMGLWFNGANILMITVASAIVFLIAVLATRKLAMKPTGVQNFFEWILDFVKGIINSTMDWKTGGRFHILGITLLMYIFVSNMLGLPFAIVVGENLWWKSPTADPTITLTLAVMVVALSHFYGVKLKGVKGYAEGFFSPMKFLFPLKIIEEFANTLTLGLRLYGNIFAGELLLSLLAAGLAHQGIAGTIAAVPLTLVWQGFSIFVGSIQAYIFTMLTMVYMAHKVSHDH from the coding sequence ATGGAACACGGAACTCCGGATTTTAAGTTTATGGGGCTTTGGTTTAACGGGGCCAATATTCTAATGATTACGGTTGCAAGTGCGATTGTTTTCCTTATTGCAGTCCTTGCTACCCGCAAACTTGCGATGAAACCAACCGGCGTACAAAATTTCTTTGAGTGGATTTTGGACTTCGTTAAAGGAATTATCAACAGTACAATGGATTGGAAGACAGGTGGTCGATTCCACATTCTTGGGATCACACTATTGATGTATATCTTTGTATCTAATATGTTAGGTCTTCCGTTTGCAATCGTAGTTGGCGAAAACCTTTGGTGGAAATCACCGACAGCTGACCCAACGATTACGTTAACGTTAGCGGTTATGGTTGTTGCGTTATCGCACTTCTATGGTGTAAAGCTAAAAGGTGTAAAAGGATATGCAGAAGGCTTCTTCAGCCCAATGAAATTTCTTTTCCCATTAAAGATTATTGAGGAATTCGCGAATACGCTAACTCTTGGTTTGCGTTTATACGGTAACATTTTTGCCGGTGAATTGCTTCTTTCCCTATTAGCAGCTGGACTAGCGCATCAAGGAATTGCTGGAACTATTGCAGCAGTACCATTAACACTAGTATGGCAAGGTTTCTCTATTTTCGTAGGTTCAATTCAAGCTTACATTTTCACAATGTTAACAATGGTTTATATGGCTCATAAAGTGAGTCACGACCATTAA
- a CDS encoding F0F1 ATP synthase subunit B, with protein sequence MLTSNFVLATAAEGGSHINFGDIFFQLLMFIILLALLKKFAWGPLMGIMKEREAHIVNEINAAENSRLEAKKLLEEQRSLLKEARTEAQNLMENARKQGDIQREEIVVAARTEAERLKEAAKLEIEQQKEKAVTAIREQVASLSVLIASKVIEKELTAADQEQLISEYIKEAGEER encoded by the coding sequence GTGTTAACAAGCAATTTTGTATTGGCTACTGCTGCTGAAGGCGGTTCCCATATTAATTTTGGAGATATCTTCTTCCAATTACTAATGTTTATTATTTTATTAGCATTGCTTAAAAAGTTCGCATGGGGTCCGTTAATGGGCATCATGAAGGAACGTGAAGCACACATTGTTAATGAAATTAATGCGGCTGAAAATAGTCGTTTAGAAGCGAAAAAACTTTTAGAAGAACAAAGAAGTCTTTTAAAAGAAGCTCGTACCGAAGCACAGAACTTAATGGAAAACGCTAGAAAACAAGGCGATATCCAACGAGAAGAGATCGTAGTTGCAGCACGTACGGAAGCAGAGCGTCTTAAAGAAGCTGCTAAGCTTGAAATTGAGCAGCAAAAAGAAAAAGCAGTTACAGCTATTCGCGAACAAGTTGCTTCCCTGTCTGTATTAATTGCTTCTAAAGTCATTGAGAAAGAATTAACTGCAGCAGATCAAGAACAACTTATTAGCGAATATATCAAAGAGGCAGGAGAAGAGCGATGA